One region of Aeromicrobium sp. Sec7.5 genomic DNA includes:
- the nhaA gene encoding Na+/H+ antiporter NhaA: MSTPSPSVLARTSAWLSRETSGGILLMIAAVIALTWANSPWREAYHALTETVIGPSAIHLDLDLAHWAADGLLAIFFLVVGLELKHEIRVGSLRDPREAAVPMLAAVGGMAVPAALFTLVVLIDGGGDGLDGWAIPTATDIAFALAVLAVLGRGLPLALRTFLLTLAVVDDLLAITIIAIFYSSDLAPLYLLGVVAVLVAFRWAVTRRKLRAVVLVPLGLVAWYLMHESGVHATVAGVLLGFCVPAEPVHGESEARTTRLTHRVEIVSSGFALPVFAFFSAGVTVVGEVGAVLTSPIAHGVVAGLVLGKIIGVLGTTALVTRFTSFHLAQGIGLRDLLPISLLTGIGFTVSLLIAELSYTGVENLASAKAAVLGASLLAAVLGALSLRHDARRARDGDMNRDGVPDGDLPRIGG; encoded by the coding sequence GTGTCCACCCCTTCCCCGTCCGTCCTCGCCCGCACGAGCGCTTGGCTCTCGCGCGAGACCTCCGGCGGAATCCTGCTCATGATCGCCGCGGTGATCGCGTTGACCTGGGCCAACTCGCCCTGGCGTGAGGCGTACCACGCGCTGACCGAGACCGTCATCGGTCCGAGCGCGATCCACCTCGACCTCGACCTCGCCCACTGGGCCGCCGACGGACTCCTGGCGATCTTCTTCCTCGTCGTGGGTCTCGAGCTCAAGCACGAGATCCGGGTCGGCAGCCTGCGCGACCCCCGCGAGGCCGCCGTGCCGATGCTGGCCGCGGTCGGAGGCATGGCCGTGCCAGCCGCCCTCTTCACGCTCGTCGTGCTGATCGACGGCGGTGGCGACGGACTGGACGGGTGGGCCATCCCCACCGCGACCGACATCGCCTTCGCCCTGGCCGTCCTGGCCGTGCTCGGCCGCGGCCTGCCGCTGGCCCTGCGCACGTTCCTGCTGACGCTCGCGGTGGTCGACGACCTGCTCGCGATCACGATCATCGCGATCTTCTACTCGAGCGACCTCGCGCCGCTGTACCTGCTCGGTGTCGTCGCGGTGCTCGTGGCGTTCCGGTGGGCCGTGACCCGCCGGAAGCTCCGCGCCGTGGTGCTGGTGCCCCTGGGCCTGGTCGCCTGGTACCTGATGCACGAGTCGGGCGTTCACGCCACGGTCGCCGGTGTGCTCCTGGGCTTCTGCGTCCCGGCCGAGCCCGTGCACGGCGAGTCCGAGGCCCGGACGACCCGCCTCACGCACCGCGTCGAGATCGTCTCCTCCGGTTTCGCGCTCCCGGTGTTCGCGTTCTTCTCGGCCGGCGTCACGGTCGTCGGCGAGGTCGGCGCGGTGTTGACCTCCCCCATCGCCCACGGCGTCGTCGCAGGCCTGGTGCTGGGCAAGATCATCGGGGTCCTCGGCACCACGGCCCTCGTCACACGGTTCACGAGCTTCCACCTCGCGCAGGGCATCGGTCTGCGCGACCTCCTGCCCATCAGCCTCCTGACGGGCATCGGGTTCACGGTGTCGCTGCTCATCGCCGAGCTGTCGTACACCGGTGTCGAGAACCTGGCCTCGGCCAAGGCCGCGGTGCTCGGGGCCTCGCTCCTGGCCGCGGTCCTCGGGGCCCTCTCGCTCCGGCACGACGCACGACGTGCCCGCGACGGCGACATGAACCGCGACGGCGTGCCCGACGGCGACCTACCGCGCATCGGCGGCTGA
- a CDS encoding malate dehydrogenase: MNPTPVKIAVTGAAGQIGYSLLFRIAAGDLLGPDTPVQLQLLEIEPALKSLEGVVMELDDCAFPLLDSVEIGSDPQKVFAGVNLALLVGARPRSAGMERADLLEANGAIFTAQGKALNEVAADDVRIGVTGNPANTNALIAMSNAPDIPRERFSALTRLDHNRALSQLHGRTGVPVADIRQVTIWGNHSATQYPDIFHAEIDGRPAVDVIDDLEWVENTFIPTVAKRGTAIIDARGASSAASAASATIDAAHDWLLGSHTDDWVSMAVASDGSYDIPEGLIYSFPVKTSNGSWSIVQDLEINDFSRQRMDATAAELAEEREAVTALGLI, from the coding sequence ATGAACCCCACCCCGGTCAAGATCGCCGTCACCGGAGCCGCCGGACAGATCGGCTACAGCCTGCTGTTCCGCATCGCGGCGGGCGACCTGCTCGGCCCCGACACCCCCGTGCAGCTGCAGCTGCTGGAGATCGAGCCGGCCCTGAAGTCGCTCGAGGGCGTGGTCATGGAGCTCGACGACTGCGCCTTCCCGCTGCTCGACTCGGTCGAGATCGGCTCCGACCCGCAGAAGGTCTTCGCCGGCGTCAACCTGGCGCTGCTCGTCGGCGCCCGCCCGCGCAGCGCCGGCATGGAGCGCGCCGACCTGCTCGAGGCGAACGGGGCGATCTTCACGGCCCAGGGCAAGGCCCTGAACGAGGTCGCGGCCGACGACGTCCGCATCGGCGTCACGGGCAACCCGGCCAACACCAACGCGCTGATCGCGATGAGCAACGCCCCCGACATCCCGCGTGAGCGCTTCAGCGCCCTGACCCGGCTCGACCACAACCGGGCCCTCAGCCAGCTGCACGGGCGCACCGGAGTGCCGGTCGCCGACATCCGCCAGGTCACGATCTGGGGCAACCACTCCGCGACGCAGTACCCCGACATCTTCCACGCCGAGATCGACGGCCGACCCGCGGTCGACGTCATCGACGACCTCGAGTGGGTCGAGAACACCTTCATCCCCACGGTCGCCAAGCGCGGCACCGCGATCATCGACGCGCGCGGCGCCTCCTCGGCGGCCTCGGCCGCGTCGGCCACGATCGATGCCGCCCACGACTGGCTGCTGGGCTCCCACACCGACGACTGGGTCTCGATGGCGGTCGCCTCCGACGGGTCCTACGACATCCCGGAGGGGCTCATCTACTCGTTCCCGGTCAAGACGTCGAACGGCTCGTGGAGCATCGTCCAGGACCTGGAGATCAACGACTTCAGCCGCCAGCGGATGGACGCCACGGCCGCCGAGCTCGCCGAGGAGCGCGAGGCGGTCACCGCGCTCGGCCTGATCTGA
- a CDS encoding DUF3017 domain-containing protein translates to MKSLVPRSRGTQAYIVLLLLVMLGLGLVALGYWRRGILVIGATFLVSATLRAVVPEEHKGLLAVRSRGFDIAWTTLLGASLLVLGVVIDPGPDA, encoded by the coding sequence GTGAAGTCCCTGGTCCCGCGGTCCCGCGGGACGCAGGCCTACATCGTGCTGCTGCTGCTCGTCATGCTCGGCCTCGGCCTGGTCGCCCTCGGGTACTGGCGGCGCGGCATCCTGGTCATCGGAGCCACGTTCCTGGTGTCGGCCACGCTGCGGGCGGTGGTGCCGGAGGAGCACAAGGGACTGCTGGCGGTGCGGAGCCGCGGGTTCGACATCGCCTGGACGACGCTGCTCGGTGCCTCGCTGCTGGTGCTCGGCGTCGTGATCGACCCCGGACCTGACGCCTGA
- a CDS encoding bifunctional methylenetetrahydrofolate dehydrogenase/methenyltetrahydrofolate cyclohydrolase translates to MTAQILDGKAAAAAIKSELTTRVAALADRGVVPGLGTILVGDDPGSQWYVGAKHRDCAEIGIRSIRIDLPATATQAEVEAAVDQLNDDPECTLYIVQLPLPRGLDENAVIGRIDPAKDADGLHPTNLGWLVLGEPAPLPCTPRGIIELLRRHEVPIAGANVAVVGRGITVGRPMGLMLTRRSENATVTLCHTGTRDLAAEVRRADIVIAAAGVPGIITADMVKPGAALLDVGVSRDEDNKIVGDLHPDVHEVAGWVAPNPGGVGPMTRAMLLANVVDATEKALDRDRA, encoded by the coding sequence GTGACTGCGCAGATCCTCGACGGCAAGGCGGCCGCCGCCGCGATCAAGTCCGAGCTCACGACGAGGGTCGCGGCGCTCGCCGACCGCGGCGTCGTCCCGGGCCTCGGCACGATCCTCGTGGGCGACGACCCCGGGAGCCAGTGGTACGTCGGCGCCAAGCACCGCGACTGCGCCGAGATCGGTATCCGCTCGATCCGCATCGACCTGCCGGCCACGGCCACGCAGGCCGAGGTGGAGGCCGCGGTCGACCAGCTCAACGACGATCCCGAGTGCACCCTGTACATCGTGCAGCTGCCGCTGCCCCGGGGCCTGGACGAGAACGCCGTGATCGGGCGCATCGACCCCGCCAAGGACGCCGACGGGCTGCACCCCACGAACCTCGGCTGGCTCGTGCTGGGCGAGCCCGCCCCGCTGCCCTGCACGCCGCGCGGGATCATCGAGCTGCTCCGCCGCCACGAGGTCCCGATCGCGGGAGCCAACGTCGCGGTCGTGGGACGCGGCATCACGGTGGGCCGTCCGATGGGGCTCATGCTCACGCGTCGCAGTGAGAACGCCACCGTCACGCTCTGCCACACGGGCACGCGCGACCTGGCCGCCGAGGTGCGCCGGGCCGACATCGTGATCGCTGCCGCCGGAGTGCCGGGCATCATCACGGCTGACATGGTCAAGCCCGGAGCGGCCCTGCTCGACGTCGGCGTGAGCCGCGACGAGGACAACAAGATCGTCGGTGACCTCCACCCGGACGTGCACGAGGTCGCGGGCTGGGTGGCGCCCAATCCCGGTGGTGTGGGGCCGATGACCCGGGCCATGCTGCTCGCCAACGTCGTCGACGCGACCGAGAAGGCGCTCGACCGGGATCGGGCGTGA
- a CDS encoding TetR/AcrR family transcriptional regulator, with translation MSRAQLSQVRSRARRGALLAAAIELFAEGGARSVTHRAVAARAGLPPATTTYYFASIEELVREALATHLAGWIEVLEALADVEMDPTLDLASTSDFVTGVFATRSPEKAGTELAIYLAAARDPQLKGTAAEALQALEDLAVRTFERLGILGARDLASQTVALIAGSALRRQSAQFEDAEEARLLTAAIRHLVAGHVDAAGSAATT, from the coding sequence ATGTCGCGAGCGCAACTCAGCCAGGTCCGCAGCCGCGCACGACGCGGAGCGCTCCTGGCCGCGGCCATCGAGCTGTTCGCCGAGGGCGGCGCGCGATCGGTGACGCACCGTGCCGTGGCGGCACGCGCGGGCCTGCCCCCGGCCACCACGACGTACTACTTCGCCTCGATCGAGGAGCTCGTGCGTGAGGCCCTCGCCACCCACCTGGCCGGGTGGATCGAGGTGCTGGAGGCGCTGGCCGACGTCGAGATGGATCCCACCCTCGACCTGGCCTCCACCAGCGACTTCGTGACGGGCGTCTTCGCGACCCGCAGCCCCGAGAAGGCCGGCACCGAGCTCGCGATCTACCTGGCGGCGGCCCGCGATCCGCAGCTGAAGGGCACGGCCGCCGAGGCGCTCCAGGCTCTCGAGGACCTCGCCGTGCGCACGTTCGAGCGCCTCGGCATCCTCGGCGCTCGCGACCTCGCCTCCCAGACGGTTGCCCTCATCGCCGGCAGCGCGCTGCGCCGCCAGAGCGCACAGTTCGAGGACGCCGAGGAGGCTCGCCTCCTGACCGCGGCCATCCGTCACCTCGTCGCGGGTCACGTCGACGCGGCCGGTTCCGCCGCCACCACCTGA
- a CDS encoding DNA topoisomerase IB translates to MARLRRVSPDEPGWSRVRHGRGFRYLDVDGLSLTPVDIDRCKRLVIPPAWTEVWICPFDHGHLQAVGTDDAGRRQYLYHQEWRRRRDAEKFESMEAFARSLIKNRRVARHDLGREEPDLTRSCAVAFGLLDLGLFRIGNEQYRAANGSHGLTTLDRDHVTVEGQRIALHYPGKSGQVIDGSVRDERLAHAVCAMLERDGGTDRAFAWHDDRGWHDLDSTTVNAYVADVLGPGFTAKNFRTWRGTVIAARSLALADATTATARKRAVSAAMKETAEHLGNTPAVARSSYVDPRVVDLFEQGVTLGDTALGKRRRIAAGAPVPRVLERSVLRLLRRGA, encoded by the coding sequence ATGGCTCGGCTGCGTCGCGTGTCCCCCGACGAACCGGGTTGGTCCCGGGTCCGGCACGGGCGAGGATTTCGCTACCTCGACGTCGACGGCCTGTCGCTGACCCCCGTCGACATCGACCGGTGCAAGCGCCTCGTGATCCCGCCCGCCTGGACCGAGGTCTGGATCTGCCCCTTCGACCACGGGCACCTGCAGGCGGTCGGCACCGACGACGCCGGACGCCGCCAGTACCTCTACCACCAGGAGTGGCGCCGTCGCCGCGACGCCGAGAAGTTCGAGTCGATGGAGGCCTTCGCGCGCTCCCTGATCAAGAACAGGCGCGTCGCGCGCCACGACCTCGGCCGCGAGGAGCCCGACCTGACGCGGTCCTGCGCCGTGGCCTTCGGGCTGCTCGACCTGGGCCTGTTCCGCATCGGCAACGAGCAGTACCGCGCCGCCAACGGCAGTCACGGGCTGACCACCCTCGACCGCGACCACGTGACGGTCGAGGGTCAACGGATCGCCCTGCACTACCCCGGCAAGTCGGGCCAGGTCATCGACGGCTCGGTCCGCGACGAGCGCCTCGCCCACGCCGTGTGCGCGATGCTCGAGCGCGACGGCGGCACGGATCGCGCCTTCGCCTGGCACGACGACCGGGGGTGGCACGACCTCGACTCCACGACCGTCAACGCGTACGTCGCCGACGTCCTGGGTCCGGGCTTCACGGCCAAGAACTTCCGGACCTGGCGCGGCACCGTGATCGCGGCCCGGTCCCTCGCACTCGCCGACGCCACGACCGCCACGGCTCGCAAGCGGGCCGTCAGCGCGGCGATGAAGGAGACGGCCGAGCACCTCGGCAACACTCCCGCGGTCGCGCGCTCCTCGTACGTCGACCCACGCGTCGTCGACCTCTTCGAGCAGGGCGTCACGCTCGGCGACACGGCCCTCGGCAAGCGGCGCCGGATCGCTGCGGGTGCGCCCGTGCCGCGGGTCCTGGAGCGGTCGGTGCTCCGGCTGCTGCGACGGGGCGCCTAG